ACAGTTAATATTGAAATCCCTAAAGGGTCAAATATAAAATATGAATACGATAGAGAAAAGCAACAAATGGTTGTTGATCGTATTTTAAGAGACGGTTTTAGATATCCGGCCAATTATGGTTCTTTAAGAGAAGCGTTAGATTGAGACGGGGATGAATTAGATGTTTTAGTATATTCAGAGGAATCATTTGTTCCTGGGGTTGCATTGAATGCCAGAATTATTGGAGCAATGAAAATGATTGATGATGGCGAAACAGATACTAAATTAATTGCTATTCATGAAGATGATTATCGTTTGGATAATATCAAAACGTTAGATGATTTACCTGAATGATGATTGAGAGAAGTGAAAATATTTTTTAGTACTTACAAAAACTGAAAAAGAGAAAATATTACTTCAGTAAGTGGTTTTGAAGGTATTGATTTTGCTATAAATGAATATAATGAATGTGTAGAACTAATGAAACAATACTCACATTTACCAAAAAAAGAATTCATAAAATTAATGAAAGAAAAGCATCCTGAAAAATATCTATAATCAATGAAAAAAGCTTTTGATGATAGTTTTATAAACGAAAATACTAAAATAATTGTTGGTTGTGACGAAGTTGGAAGAGGTTGTATTGCTGGTCCATTAGTTGCTACTTGTATTATTTTAAAAAAAGATTTTAATTCAAAATTAATTAATGATTCTAAAAAAATTAGAAAAGAAAAACATAAAAATATTGTAGAACTTATAAAAGAGAATTCTGTAGAATATCATACTGTTTTTATAGATGAACAAACAATAGATGAAATTAATATTTTAAAGGCTTCCAAATTAGCAATGGAAAAATCTTTAAAAAAATTTAAATCAAAAATAGATTTAGTAATTACAGATTTTATAAAATTAGATACAAAATTAAAACAAATTAATATAACTAAAGGCGATTCTAAATCTTTAACAATTGCTTCTGCTTCTATAATTGCAAAATACACGCGAGATAAATATATGAAAAAAGTAGGAAAAAAATTTCCTGAATACAATTTTGAACAAAATGCAGGATATCCAACTAAATTTCATAAAGAGCAAATAGAAAAATATGGTATAACGCCAATTCATCGTATAAGTTTTAAACCTGTTAAAAAATATTTAGAAAAATAGAAAATTAAAGAATTATAATGTTCTTTATTTTTTTTATTCCAATATGTGATAAAATAAAATTGTTATAGCACAGGGGTGCCAAGAGGCTGAGATTATACCCTATAACTTGATTTGGTTAAGACCAACGAAAGGAGTTGCTTTCTTTTTTTGTTGCGTCTAAACAGAAAGGAAAACGTGACAATTATAAAGAAAATAGTTTTTTCTGCTCTTATCTTATCGCTCATAATGGTGACTAAAATTATTGAATCATTTATCCCTGATTTACCTAATGGTTTAGGAAATATAGCGAAATTAAGTGAAATTACCATACTCTTAAGTTCAATAATTTTTGGACCTATTATTACTTTAATATCGGTTTTAATTTATATATCATTAATTAGTCCAATATTTAGTTCTTTCTTAATTTCCGGAATTTTTTACGTTGAAAAAATAGAATCTAGAATAGGCGTTTATTTTTTAGATTATTTCATTCCTTTAATACTAATTTCTTTAGTTGGGTTAGGTAATAAATTTAAAAATCACTATATTTATCTTTTTGCCTATTTAATGACTTTTTTAGTTCTTATTAGTCATTCAATAAGTGGAATTATATTTTTCAAGGAATATTTAGAACCTATAATAAAAAAAGATATATTTTACTTTTTATTATCGTTTGGATTGAATTTATTAGGTTATATAATATTTTTTGTAGGACTCCCTTTATATATCTATTTAGCTAAAAAATTAAACAAAAATTTTTCAAGCAAATTAAAATCAGGTTTTTAAACCTGATTTTAATTAATTCCCTGAATTATTTTTAGATTTTACTCTATCGACATAATCTCTCAAAGCTAAACCAACACCATTTTGATTATATGTTGATGTATAAAATTTAGCTTTTTCTCTGGTATTATCTCTTGAATTTTCCATAGCATAGGAAAAGTCGCTTATAACTAGCATGGATCAGTCATTTGGACTATCACCGATTGTCATTGAATTTTTAATATCTTCGTTGTAAATATTTTCACTAAATCATTTAGCAGCATTACCTTTAGAAGAATTGTGTGCAGTTATTTCAAGATGATTTTTTTTCATAAAAACAATATTAATTTTTTCATTTTTAATTTCTTCGTAAATTTTAGCAATATTTTCTTCTGAATCAAATAATTCCATTTTAACTACATTTTTATCGGTTTTATCGTTTATTTTAACGTTGGTATCGGAAAATAATGAATAAGCATATGAATATTTAAATTCTAGTTTGGGATTAAAAGTATAATAGTCTTTATCTGTTCAATAATTTAGTTGTGAATTAAATTTTTTTGCCATAGAGATAATTAATTCCTGTGTTTTTAAAGAAAAAGGATTAGTGTAAATATATTTTTTTTCTTGGTTATCAAATATAGCACCACCATTAGAGGTTATTAAGTATCTTACATTTAATTCACTAGCCAAATTTTGATGTCTATCAAAAGCAGGATTTCCAGTTGAAATAACAAATTCTCCTCCTTCTTTTTGAAATCTTAAGATGTCTTTTTTAGTTTCTACAGAAACTTTAAAATCAGGTCCATAAATTGTGCCATCGACATCCGAATAGCATATCATTTTTTTAATCATTATTTTATTATAATAAAAATTATTTATATTTTTAAATTTTAATTATTTTTTAATTTAAAGTGCTAAAATTATTTTGTGAAAAATATTAAAAATAAATTAAATAAAAAAACATCTTTATCTATAATAAAAATTTCCAGTTTACTATTATCTACCAGTTATTTAATTTCTTGTAATCAACAAGTTGTTGAAAATACAGAAAATGTAGATTTTAAAAATGAGATTAAATTTAATAATCCTCAAATTATTGACAAAAAAGAAAATAAAGTTTCTATTTTATTTTATGTTGATTCAACAAAAGAATTTAAAAATAATAATTGGCATTTGTTAATAGAAGATAACAATAAAAATAAATTTACTTCTTATAAACATGAGTTAGTTGAAAAAGAAAAAAAATTAATTTTTTATTTTGAGAATTTAAATTTTAACAGAGAATATATTGTGAGATCTATTTTTGATCAAGTTAATTCTAAAGACTTAAGTAGCAAAAATATTATTTTTTCTATAGAACCCTCTAATACAAAAATAGATTTAGAAAGAGTTTCTATTTCTTTTTTAAACACAAATGAAGTTGGTTTTAAAATTGGAGTACTAAGTGATGATAATTTTAAAATAGGAGAAAAGAATAAAGTAAAATTAACGTTTAGTTATTTTGACGATGAATATAATGAAAAATTTATTTCCATAAATTCAGATTTAAAATTTCAAAATAATAAATATTTTTTACAAGATACTTTAACAAATCTTGTTCCGTCCAAAAAATACACTTTAAGAAGTGCTAATTTTTTAGATAAGCCACTTTATACAAAGTTTAATATTAATAATAGTTTAAGTAATGAAATTAATTTAGGAAACAATGAAAATTTGAATATTAATTTTGTATCTCCTGCTAAGACTGAATTAGGATTAAACTCAAAATTAGATTATGATATCAGAGAGGCATTAATTACTAATTTAGATTCAGAAAAAAACAAAAAAATAGATTTTACTTTAAGTAATATAGCATTAAATAAAATAAAAATCGATTTTAACAATATAAATGATCAAGTAAAAATTAAATTTTCTAAGTCAACTGATAATTCTAAAGAATTTAGTTATGCTAACATTAAAAAATATGACGAAATTAATAAGAGACTTTTTTTCGATGTACAAGGCTCTAAATTAGGAGAAGAATATTTACTAGAAGAAATATTGATTCACGAAAAAGAAGAAGCTAATAATATAGATGAAACAATAAAATTTGATATTTCAAATTTAAATAAAAAACTTTCTATCGAATCTTTACTTTCTTTCAATATTGAAATTGACTTAGATAAATCATTTATTAAAAATATTGATAAATATGAAAAATATTCTTTTATAACTTTGAAAATAAAAAACGAATTAATTAATACAGATATAAACGATTTAATTAACGAATTGTTTTTAAACAATTTTTCAGAAGAAGAAAAAGGTGCTATAAAAAACAAATTACTTAAAATTATTGAAAATAATCTTTTAAAAATTTTAAATAAAAACAATATCAATATTGAAGAAAAAATATTAATTTTAAAATTTGATAATAATGCTGAAGATGTTTTTTATGAAGAAGATAATAATAAAAATTATTTTATAATAAATAAAAATCAAATACAAAATGATAATTCTGATGAAAATTCCGAAGAAATAGTGATTTCTAATTTCGATAATACATACAGTCTTAAAGTTGTAAAAAATCCTTTCATTAGTAATAATGAAATAGGTAAAATTTTAAAGCATGATGGTTTCGAAATTAAAAGATTAAGTAGTGAAACATTATTTGCTCATAATGAAGATAATTCACATTCATATAGAATACCTACAATTTTAAAATTAAAAAATGGAGATATTTTAAGTACTATAGATAGAAGGGTTGATAATGAATCTGATTATAATAATGAAATAACTCAAGTATTTAAAATTTCAAAAGATAACGGTAGAACATGATCAGAAAATAAGGAAATTGTGAAAATGTCTATTCCTAAAAAGAATGGTAAAGGAATAGTTATTGACGGGGTAATGACAGAAATAGATTACTTTGATGAGAAAAGTAATTCTTCAAAAACTAAGTTACATTATATTTTTGACGTTTTCCCAGGAACTAACACTGGAATACCTCATTTATTAGATGGAAATCCATGAATTTATGTTAATGATGTTGCTTATTTAAAATTATGAACAAAGTTAAATAATGGAAATAATTTTGATACTAGAGTTTCTGTTCTTAAGAAAGTAAATAATGAAAATAATTGATTTAGAAGATATATTTTACCCGAAGGAGTTAACTTTAATAGTTCAAATTTTAATGAAAATACTGTTTTAGAAGAGACAAAAACTTATGTAGATTTAAATTATGATCCAGCAACCAAGAGTATTTCTGGATCGGTCTATGAGAATGTAGATTTAGAAGATTTTTCGAATATAGAAAATTTAAAAAATAAAAAAACTAATCATAGTATATTAGATGAACCTAGAGATGCTTTTTATGCTATAGCTAAAAATAGTCATGTTGCAACGTTGGAAAGTTATGATAATGGTGAAACATGAGGAAATCTTCAGTGAATTGATATGTCTTTATCTAAAGAAAGAAAAAACCATAAATTTGTTGGTACTGGTGTAGGTAATAGTATACAATTAAAACATCAAAAGAATCCAGAAAATAATGGAAAAATTTTAATTCCTATGTATTCGGTTTCCAATAAACACTTCTTATACTACATATTTAGTACTGATTTTGGAAAAACATGAAGAAAGTTTGAACCTACAGGATTTAAAGAAAATTTATCTGAATCATCTTTTATAGAAACAGAAGATGGTGAAATTTATTGACTAGCTAGAAATTCAATTTCTTGAGGTAGAGAAGATCATAAAATGTATATTTCTAAAAGCACTGACGGTGGGCTAACTTGAACTAGTCCCGATAATACAACGAATAAGGGTAAAGAAATAATTTTAGGTAAGAATTATGATGGGAATGTATTTAGTGGTTTAAGTTATT
This genomic interval from Mesomycoplasma molare contains the following:
- a CDS encoding inorganic diphosphatase, which encodes MKKIVTVNIEIPKGSNIKYEYDREKQQMVVDRILRDGFRYPANYGSLREALDWDGDELDVLVYSEESFVPGVALNARIIGAMKMIDDGETDTKLIAIHEDDYRLDNIKTLDDLPEWWLREVKIFFSTYKNWKRENITSVSGFEGIDFAINEYNECVELMKQYSHLPKKEFIKLMKEKHPEKYL
- a CDS encoding ribonuclease HII; this translates as MKKAFDDSFINENTKIIVGCDEVGRGCIAGPLVATCIILKKDFNSKLINDSKKIRKEKHKNIVELIKENSVEYHTVFIDEQTIDEINILKASKLAMEKSLKKFKSKIDLVITDFIKLDTKLKQINITKGDSKSLTIASASIIAKYTRDKYMKKVGKKFPEYNFEQNAGYPTKFHKEQIEKYGITPIHRISFKPVKKYLEK
- a CDS encoding Cof-type HAD-IIB family hydrolase yields the protein MIKKMICYSDVDGTIYGPDFKVSVETKKDILRFQKEGGEFVISTGNPAFDRHQNLASELNVRYLITSNGGAIFDNQEKKYIYTNPFSLKTQELIISMAKKFNSQLNYWTDKDYYTFNPKLEFKYSYAYSLFSDTNVKINDKTDKNVVKMELFDSEENIAKIYEEIKNEKINIVFMKKNHLEITAHNSSKGNAAKWFSENIYNEDIKNSMTIGDSPNDWSMLVISDFSYAMENSRDNTREKAKFYTSTYNQNGVGLALRDYVDRVKSKNNSGN
- a CDS encoding exo-alpha-sialidase → MKNIKNKLNKKTSLSIIKISSLLLSTSYLISCNQQVVENTENVDFKNEIKFNNPQIIDKKENKVSILFYVDSTKEFKNNNWHLLIEDNNKNKFTSYKHELVEKEKKLIFYFENLNFNREYIVRSIFDQVNSKDLSSKNIIFSIEPSNTKIDLERVSISFLNTNEVGFKIGVLSDDNFKIGEKNKVKLTFSYFDDEYNEKFISINSDLKFQNNKYFLQDTLTNLVPSKKYTLRSANFLDKPLYTKFNINNSLSNEINLGNNENLNINFVSPAKTELGLNSKLDYDIREALITNLDSEKNKKIDFTLSNIALNKIKIDFNNINDQVKIKFSKSTDNSKEFSYANIKKYDEINKRLFFDVQGSKLGEEYLLEEILIHEKEEANNIDETIKFDISNLNKKLSIESLLSFNIEIDLDKSFIKNIDKYEKYSFITLKIKNELINTDINDLINELFLNNFSEEEKGAIKNKLLKIIENNLLKILNKNNINIEEKILILKFDNNAEDVFYEEDNNKNYFIINKNQIQNDNSDENSEEIVISNFDNTYSLKVVKNPFISNNEIGKILKHDGFEIKRLSSETLFAHNEDNSHSYRIPTILKLKNGDILSTIDRRVDNESDYNNEITQVFKISKDNGRTWSENKEIVKMSIPKKNGKGIVIDGVMTEIDYFDEKSNSSKTKLHYIFDVFPGTNTGIPHLLDGNPWIYVNDVAYLKLWTKLNNGNNFDTRVSVLKKVNNENNWFRRYILPEGVNFNSSNFNENTVLEETKTYVDLNYDPATKSISGSVYENVDLEDFSNIENLKNKKTNHSILDEPRDAFYAIAKNSHVATLESYDNGETWGNLQWIDMSLSKERKNHKFVGTGVGNSIQLKHQKNPENNGKILIPMYSVSNKHFLYYIFSTDFGKTWRKFEPTGFKENLSESSFIETEDGEIYWLARNSISWGREDHKMYISKSTDGGLTWTSPDNTTNKGKEIILGKNYDGNVFSGLSYFNYKNKKYFIFSLPKNNIRRNGALFITDDTFSNFTELFKYDKNEREHFVYSYALVTKVTEDYIDFVSVYEASEKFKIINNGFDRNRPNGEEIQIDRFRLWITNKESQA